Within Flavobacterium pisciphilum, the genomic segment TGTTGTCAAAGATTTAGAAACTCAACTTCCTATAGATGATGCGACAGTAGTTGTACTTAAAACCAAACAAATTTTATTGAGTAATCAAGACGGAAAAGTAACTTTTATGTTGAATGGAGGTTCTAATTTCCAAGTTTCAGAAGCAAATCATGAGACATTAACCGTTCGATGGGCGACTTTAAAAGATAATGAATTTGTGATTTATTTAAAAAACAAGAAGAATAAATTAGATGAAATTGTTCTTTCAAAAGAGCCACCAGAAAAAATACTTCATAAAATTGTATCAAATTCAATGAAAAAATTAGCAGTGTCTTGCCGATTAAAGGTGTATGTAAGAGAATTTTTTATGCTTGACAATAAGTATTCCTATTATAATGATGGACTTGTGAATTTTCAGTTTGCAATAAATCAAAAAGAACCAACAACAACATTATTAGTAGAGCAAAATAGATCTTATGGATTGATAGATGCAGATGTAAGTGCTGATTTAAAGGGGTATAATTTGAATAATATTATGGAGAATTATTACAGCTTAAATTATTTCGAGCCTATCTTAGATTCAAAAATAAGGAAAGAATATGATTTTATTATAAAAGGACATCCTAGTAATAAAGATTATTATATCATGTTTATAAAACCAGTAAATATATCTAAAAAAGCAGTGGATAGTTATGAGATTGTTTACGATCCAGCTAAGAAATTAATAATCGAGTTTATGATTGTTACTACTCCTGAAGTAGCTGCTAAAATTGAAGACAAAACAACTGTTGGAGCTAAAAATATAACGAGGTCACTTGTGAAAGTAAATTATAGAGTAGACGGTTTAGATTACTACTTATTGAGCTCAAATGAAGAAATTGCTTATGATCTTGTGTTAAAGGATAAGGTTAAAAACATTCAGGTGCGCAATAGTTTTGTAACGACAAATTTCAACAAACAAAAGTTTACTCATAGTGAAAGTGATGTTTTTAAAGAGAAAACCCTTTTTAATAAAAAGAATAAGATTTTGACCAATTATTGGGATACTTCTGGGTTTACAGCTACCGAAGAAGAAAAAATATTAATAGCTGCATTAGATTATAAGATGTAGCTTTTAAAAATGAGTATAAAAAAATCCTGAGTATAACTCAGGATTTTTTTTATTGTAATATATTTTAGAATTAAAAAGTAAATCCAAGTCTAGCATAATAATACGCTCCGCTGAAACCCATTTGTACAGCATCCCAATATCCACCAGCTTCGGTATTTCCTTGCTCATCTTGTTTTGTTGGGTAAACATTGAATAAATTGTTACTTCCAACGCTTAGTTTTAATGATTTAGTTAGTTGGTATCCAATCGTTAAATCAGTTACAACTCTGTCATAATAGGTGTCATCTTCGTCTCCATAGTCAACTAAAACAACTTTACTGAAATGTGTAAAAGCCAAACCAGCATCAAATTTTTGTCTAGCATAGTTTAAGTTTAAACCAAATTTATTCTTAGGAGCCGAAGCTAATAAGAATGCTTTTTCGCGTCTTCCAAAAAAAGTTTCTTCAGGTAAATTGTTGTTTTTTATATTGTCAATTTTCATGCTGTTAATGTTTCCTACTAGAGTAGCGCTAAACAGGGATCCTCCAAATTTTTTCTTCCATGCAAGTACCAGATCTAATCCAGTTGTTTTAGTGTCTACACCATTTACAAAAAATTGTGCTTCTGCAACCCCAATATTTAATGAAGTAGCATCAAAGTAGCCAGTAAGTACAATACGGTTTTTGACTTTTATAAAGTACCCATCAACTGTAGCTGTAAAATCACCAAAATTTGCAGTAAATCCTAATGATGCGTTTACCGCCTTTTCTTCATTTAATTTCTGAATTCCAAATGCTTTGGTTACAGGGCTATTGTTTGGCGCTAGTAATACCTCAGTAGCACCACTGGCATTGAAATTTGTAAAATGTAAATTATAGTAAATCTGTGCCAATGATGGAGCACGGAACCCAGTGCTTATCGATCCTCTAAAATTTATATTTTTGCTTGCTTTTAAGCGCATTGCAAGTTTACCATTTAGAGTACTTCCGAAATCACTGTAATTTTCAAAACGAACAGCACCACTTATTAAAAATGCATTGGTAATATCTAATTCGGCATCAGTATATAGTGATAGGTTGGTACGGCTTTTGTCAACTGTATTTAGAGGGCTATATCCAGGGAAACCTTGTGAACCTCCTGGTCTTGGTATAGTAGGGCTAGAAGTTGGGTCAGATGGATCGTAATCTGGATTAGGAACAGTAGGAGCGCTTTGAGTTGTAGGGTTAGTTATAGGTCTTCCATTAGTGTCGTAAGTTGCGTAAGACCCTTCGTCACCTGCAAAAATAGTGAATCTTTCTGTGCGATATTCAGCTCCAAAAGCGATGTTTAATCCGTCAAGTACAGAGTCGTAGTTTTTAGAAAAATCAAAATTGGTAGTGTTTTGTGTTAGAGTATGGCCACCTGCATCAAATTCAGTAGGGGAAGCTGCTTCAAGTGAAGCGTTAATTGTTCCTTTTATGTAGTAATGAAAAAGGTTTTTACCATATGTATTACTAATGTCTATTTTCCAACCACTTGCAGTTTCAGTTCTAAATCCAGCAGCTAATGAGTTGTCGATAATATTCGAAGTGATTCTTGGAGTATACCCACCAGGATAAATAGATTCTACAACTCTTTCGCCATCATTTCTAGTAAATGCATAAGCATCTGTATCTCTGTAGTTTCTTCCTCCGAAAGCATAGAATTCAGTTTTGTCAGATACAGGAACTGCCATATTTGCAAAAAGATTGAAGCTTTGTATTTCGGCATCTCCAAATCCTTTTCTAAAATCGTATGCAGGGCGTAGTGTTTTGTTTTTATTGATGTATTCAGTAGTGAAATTTGCAAAACCTCCTTTTTCTCCAATTGCAACACCGTAATTGGCAGCTACTTTTACAGATCCACCATCAAAAGCTTGGTTCTTTCCGTATGAATTTCCATTTCCGTTTTGATCCAATCTGTAGTTTTTAGTATTTGGAGTCCCAGGAAGGAAATCACCTTTGGCTTTAGTATTAAAAACGCCATATGTAACCGAACCGTTAAGCTCGTTTATATTATCGTTTAATACAATATTAATAACTCCTGCAATAGCATCAGAACCATACTGAGCAGCAGCACCATCTCTTAAAATCTCAATTCTTTTTATAGCCGAAGCAGGAATTGCATTCAAATCCGTTCCGGTATTTCCACGTCCACGAGTTCCAAATAAATTAACAAGTGAGGATTGATGTCTTCTTTTTCCATTTATTAAAACTAATGTTTGATCAGGACCTAAGCCTCTTAATGAAGCTGGGTCAACGTGATCGGCACCATCAGATCCAGATTGTTTGTTGGCATTAAAAGATGGTGCTATATATTGTAGTAATTGATTGATTTCCAGTTTTCCACTTTGAGTAGTAACATCTTTTATATTGATAATGTCAATTGGTACTGCCGAATTAACAACAGTTCGTTTGGTGTTTCTAGAACCAACAATTACAACATCTTTTAAAGTTTGTCCGCCATTCTCGTTCATTATAATGTCAATAATGCTGCTTGTAGCATTTTTTTCAGCATTTGTATATCCAACATAACTAAAAACTAAGACAGCGCCTTCTTTAACTTTTATTATGTAAGCTCCTTGCATATCGGTAGATACCCCATTGGTAGT encodes:
- a CDS encoding TonB-dependent receptor, which encodes MKKITLLVFMLNITFLFAQKEISGVVKDHTGAILSGVNIIEKGTTNGVSTDMQGAYIIKVKEGAVLVFSYVGYTNAEKNATSSIIDIIMNENGGQTLKDVVIVGSRNTKRTVVNSAVPIDIINIKDVTTQSGKLEINQLLQYIAPSFNANKQSGSDGADHVDPASLRGLGPDQTLVLINGKRRHQSSLVNLFGTRGRGNTGTDLNAIPASAIKRIEILRDGAAAQYGSDAIAGVINIVLNDNINELNGSVTYGVFNTKAKGDFLPGTPNTKNYRLDQNGNGNSYGKNQAFDGGSVKVAANYGVAIGEKGGFANFTTEYINKNKTLRPAYDFRKGFGDAEIQSFNLFANMAVPVSDKTEFYAFGGRNYRDTDAYAFTRNDGERVVESIYPGGYTPRITSNIIDNSLAAGFRTETASGWKIDISNTYGKNLFHYYIKGTINASLEAASPTEFDAGGHTLTQNTTNFDFSKNYDSVLDGLNIAFGAEYRTERFTIFAGDEGSYATYDTNGRPITNPTTQSAPTVPNPDYDPSDPTSSPTIPRPGGSQGFPGYSPLNTVDKSRTNLSLYTDAELDITNAFLISGAVRFENYSDFGSTLNGKLAMRLKASKNINFRGSISTGFRAPSLAQIYYNLHFTNFNASGATEVLLAPNNSPVTKAFGIQKLNEEKAVNASLGFTANFGDFTATVDGYFIKVKNRIVLTGYFDATSLNIGVAEAQFFVNGVDTKTTGLDLVLAWKKKFGGSLFSATLVGNINSMKIDNIKNNNLPEETFFGRREKAFLLASAPKNKFGLNLNYARQKFDAGLAFTHFSKVVLVDYGDEDDTYYDRVVTDLTIGYQLTKSLKLSVGSNNLFNVYPTKQDEQGNTEAGGYWDAVQMGFSGAYYYARLGFTF